DNA from Arthrobacter sp. FW305-BF8:
ACGGGCCAGTTCATCGACGAGTCCGCCCTGGTGGAGGCCGTGGACATCCACGGGCCCGCGGGCAAGGTGACCACCAGGTTCCTGGACTGGCTGCCTACCATCTCCCTGGTGATGGCCGCCGTCGTTGTTCTTCTGGTAACGGTGATTCACCGCCGGTGGCGGGCCGCGGGTATTGCCGTTGCGGCGTGCGTCGCGGCGAACATCGCAACGCAGGTGCTCAAGGACCTGCTGCCGGTGCGGCCGTACCGGGGCGTAGAGACGCTGGAGCTGAACTCTTTGCCGTCCGGTCACACCACACTGGCGGCGTCCGCGGCGGCGGCCGTGTTCCTGATGTCGTCCCCGCGGTGGCGGCCGCTGGCCGGCTTTGTCGGCGGCACTTTTGCTATCGCCTCGGGCATGTCCACACTCGTGAACCAGTGGCACCGGCCGGCGGATGTGGTGGCGGCATTCCTGGTGGTGGGCTGCTTCATGATTCCCGCGGGCTGGCTGATTCTCCGCAATGACGGCCACGAATGGAACGTCTGGGACGGCTTCGGCGGGCACTGGGGATCGGCCCGGCTGTGGATCGGGCTGCCGATGGTGCTGGGGCTGGCCTCGGCAGCGGTGTCCGTGTATTCGCTGGTCATGATCGCCCCGGGCATCGGCCACGAGGCCAGCAC
Protein-coding regions in this window:
- a CDS encoding phosphatase PAP2 family protein; this translates as MTFQLRDPRRKKQGRQQQGRQKPRRPAGRMRLAAGTGFLFAVATLACAAGLAATYYYFVRTTTGQFIDESALVEAVDIHGPAGKVTTRFLDWLPTISLVMAAVVVLLVTVIHRRWRAAGIAVAACVAANIATQVLKDLLPVRPYRGVETLELNSLPSGHTTLAASAAAAVFLMSSPRWRPLAGFVGGTFAIASGMSTLVNQWHRPADVVAAFLVVGCFMIPAGWLILRNDGHEWNVWDGFGGHWGSARLWIGLPMVLGLASAAVSVYSLVMIAPGIGHEASTTNYFWAGISLIVIAGYLATVATTSLFAYAVRRRN